GGTGCCAATCATTAGGAGAAATGCTCAACCTTTCCATCAGGGCTTGAGCTAATTCTAAAGTAGTAAATTGATTCAGTTGACTGTTTTTAAGCGGCTGTGTAGATTGAGACATACACTCCAAGGTATTGTCGCATTTACTTTTACTCTACTACTTTAATGAAGCAGCCTCAAAAACCGTCAGAACCACCACAAGAGGATAATCAGGAACTTGATTTTGAACAAGAACTCTTAGAAGTCGAGCGATCGCTTGCAGCTTTAAGAGAACGTTATCAACAGGTACAGCGCGATCTTCGTCAACAAAAACAACTGCAATACAAACTTTATAAACTCAGTCAAGATAAAAAACCAACACCAGAAATAGAAGCAGAGTTACGGCAAATTCAACAGCAATTAGAAGTATTGGAAGTCTGCTTAGAGAGTCAACTGTTTTCTTGGCGCAGTTTCAAAGAACCTTTTTGGCAAGCCATACGCTTTGGCGGAATGGGCGTTATCATAGGTTGGATATTAAAGTCTTGTGCTGGGTAGGAATCGGGGATTTATTTAAGATCTAATTTTTTAAATTAAAATTTAGAGTCTACAATTCTAAAAATGTCACACTCTAGATTTTATGCTCTGATACAGATATGGTAGATAAAAGAATTGTAGAAATATTGCGAAATGGTCAGCCTGATGACTCACTAGAAGTTAAAGGCTGGGTGCGTACTAAACGCGAATTAAAAGGTTTTGCTTTTATAGAAGTAAATGATGGCTCATCTCTAGCTAACCTACAAGTAGTAATTAATCAAGAATTGCCGGATTATGAAAATATCTTGAAAAAGTTAAATACAGGCGCTTCCGTAGAAGTGTCTGGGGTTTTAGTAGCTTCTCCTGCCAAAGGACAGCGTGTAGAATTAAAAGCAGATAGCGTCAAAGTTTACGGAGAAGCTGATCCCGAAACTTATCCTCTACAAAAGAAACGTCATTCCTTTGAGTTTCTGCGGACTATTGGACATTTGCGATCGCGTACTAATTCCTTTGGTGCAGTTTTCCGTGTCCGCAATGCTTGTGCTACCGCCATCCACCAATTCTTTCAAGAACGCGGTTTTATGTGGGTACATACTCCTATTATCACCGCCAGTGACTGTGAAGGTGCAGGAGAACTTTTTAGCGTCACTAGTTTAGATTTAAAAAACATTCCCCGCACAGAAAATCAAACTGTAGACTATACTAAAGACTTCTTCGCCAGACCCACATACTTAACAGTTAGCGGTCAATTAGAAGCCGAAATCATGGCGATGGCGTTTAGCAACGTCTACACCTTTGGCCCTACCTTTCGCGCCGAAAACTCCAATACTTCCCGTCATCTCGCAGAATTTTGGATGGTTGAGCCAGAAATGGCTTTTTGTGATCTCCATGGCGATATGGATTTAGCAGAGGAATTCCTTAAATATATTTTTAAATATGTGCTAGAAAAATGCCCAGAAGACATGGAATTTTTTAACCAGCGCATTGATAATACTGTGTTAGCAACAGCAGATAATATAATTAACAATCAATTTGAACGTATCACTTATACAGAAGCCATCAAACTTTTAGAAAAAGCCGATGTGCAGTTTGATTATCCCGTTAATTGGGGCTTAGATCTACAATCAGAACACGAGCGTTATCTTTGTGAACAATTATTCAAAAAACCAGTAATTGTGACTGATTATCCAGCCCAAATCAAAGCCTTTTATATGCGCTTAAACGATGATGAAAAAACCGTTGCGGCGATGGATATTCTAGCACCGAAGATTGGTGAAATTATCGGTGGTTCCCAACGGGAAGAACGTTTAGAAGTGTTAGAAAAGCGGGTACTAGCGCAAGGAATGAAACTAGAAGACTTGTGGTGGTATCTAGATTTGCGTCGTTACGGTACTGTTCCCCATGCTGGTTTTGGATTGGGCTTTGAAAGACTCGTGCAATTTATGACCGGGATGGGGAATATTCGTGATGTGATTCCTTTCCCACGTACACCAGAAAGTGCGGAGTTTTAGACACATTAGTTTGTATAGCCACGATTTCTAATCGTTAAGGCTAGGTGCTTATCTAGCCCGCACTTTAGTTGCGGGCTGATAGCTAAAACCCACTTAAAGTGGGTTGAAAAGCTTATGCAATCAGTCTACTTTTAGTAGAATTGAACTATTAGCCCGCAGTTTACTAGCGGGCGAGTCTAGTAATATTTATCGAACTAACATTAAAAATTGCTAGATAGAACTGAAGCGATCGCTAGCATTAGTGCAATCATTAAAAAACACTCACTGGATAAAAAACAAGTAATTGAGTTATGAGTTTGAAATCGTCACAAACCAACTCATAACTCAACACTCATAAATTAGAGCTTGATCTATGCCATTTGATTCTCAATCGCCCACCGTGCTAATTCAGTACGATTGTGGAGATTGGTTTTGCCCAACATGTTGGACACATGGCTTTCAACTGTACGCTGACTAACATTTAGTTCTTCAGCAATTTCGCGGTTAGCTAAACCCCTAGCGACAAACTGGACAACTTTTAGTTCGGTTGGGGTTAACTGCACATCAAAGGGAACTTGAATACGCGAACCGTTGTCTCCTCCTTTGGCTTGATGTTCTTTCCAACGAATGGTTTGCTTGAGAGACGATTCTACTTGCGCCACCAACTCTTCTGGTTCAAAGGGCTTGACCATGTATACATCAGCACCTTTATTTAGTCCTTTGACCCGGTCTGCGCTTTGTCCCT
Above is a genomic segment from Fischerella sp. JS2 containing:
- the asnS gene encoding asparagine--tRNA ligase — protein: MVDKRIVEILRNGQPDDSLEVKGWVRTKRELKGFAFIEVNDGSSLANLQVVINQELPDYENILKKLNTGASVEVSGVLVASPAKGQRVELKADSVKVYGEADPETYPLQKKRHSFEFLRTIGHLRSRTNSFGAVFRVRNACATAIHQFFQERGFMWVHTPIITASDCEGAGELFSVTSLDLKNIPRTENQTVDYTKDFFARPTYLTVSGQLEAEIMAMAFSNVYTFGPTFRAENSNTSRHLAEFWMVEPEMAFCDLHGDMDLAEEFLKYIFKYVLEKCPEDMEFFNQRIDNTVLATADNIINNQFERITYTEAIKLLEKADVQFDYPVNWGLDLQSEHERYLCEQLFKKPVIVTDYPAQIKAFYMRLNDDEKTVAAMDILAPKIGEIIGGSQREERLEVLEKRVLAQGMKLEDLWWYLDLRRYGTVPHAGFGLGFERLVQFMTGMGNIRDVIPFPRTPESAEF
- a CDS encoding response regulator transcription factor — its product is MDLRATSATAMKEPSMKEYKRLLLIDDDPNLILLVKDYLEFRGYEVITAENGREALEILEQDVPDMIICDVMMPEMDGYTFVEQVRQNERTSWIPVLFLSAKGQSADRVKGLNKGADVYMVKPFEPEELVAQVESSLKQTIRWKEHQAKGGDNGSRIQVPFDVQLTPTELKVVQFVARGLANREIAEELNVSQRTVESHVSNMLGKTNLHNRTELARWAIENQMA